Part of the Candidatus Chlorohelix allophototropha genome, TCAGGTTAGAAATAGACCCGGCAGCCGCTAAAGCCTCCGCAATTAAAGGAGATCGTGACCGGATTGAACAAGTTTTGATAAACTTGCTTTCCAACGCCTTGCGCTATACTGAAAAAGATGGTTATGTCAAGTTACATGCTAACAATATGTCTGATGGAGTCGAATTCAAAGTAGAAGATAATGGCGGCGGAATTTCACAAGAACACTTAAAACATGTATTTGAACGCTTTTACCGCGCCGATAAATCCCGCTCACGCGGGGCGAGTAGCGGCAGTGGTATTGGGCTAACTATTGCAAAATATCTGATTCAAGCGCAAGGTGGCGACATCTGGATTGAAAGTGAACCGGGTAAAGGTACAACTGTACACTTCAGCCTTTTGCGCTGGCAATAACTCTACATAGAAAGCGAAGGATTTTATGCAAAATAACGCTTACGGATTTGGCAAAAAAATTCCCTTACCCTATCTCGAAGCCATAGAACAAACCAAAGCAGCGCTTAAAGAGCAAGGCTTTGGGATATTAACTGAGATTGACATGAAAAAAACTCTTAAAGAAAAGCGGGGAGTTGATTTCCGACCCTATACAATTCTGGGCGCGTGTAACCCACCATTGGCGCACCAAGCGATTACCGCCGAACTTGATGTTGGCTTATTACTGCCCTGCAATGTAATTGTGTACGAAGATGAGGGTGGCAGTGTGGTAAAAATAATGGATCCAGAAGCCATCATGAAAATGTCAGATATTCCGGCGTTGGCAGATATGGCGAAAAATGCCAAAACTCTA contains:
- a CDS encoding DUF302 domain-containing protein; protein product: MQNNAYGFGKKIPLPYLEAIEQTKAALKEQGFGILTEIDMKKTLKEKRGVDFRPYTILGACNPPLAHQAITAELDVGLLLPCNVIVYEDEGGSVVKIMDPEAIMKMSDIPALADMAKNAKTLLQKAIDSLPD